A genomic stretch from Juglans microcarpa x Juglans regia isolate MS1-56 chromosome 3S, Jm3101_v1.0, whole genome shotgun sequence includes:
- the LOC121257111 gene encoding uncharacterized protein LOC121257111 isoform X1, whose translation MGETDSEVIEISPPSSEKKLRRKISQESQDFYFLVSSYCSAEEDETSMRPMLCLNSKSSVDIKSIEEVEDCFILDYDPFESIDFTKLSVNINPSDAFAASDGTSDLCVIAEKGQVACRDYPHSRHLCVDFPFETTPHENYCKLCFCYVCDSAAPCKYWTDLKLAHCNASEHVGDWTYQRKLRKQASAEFK comes from the exons ATGGGGGAAACGGACTCGGAGGTGATAGAGATATCGCCGCCCTCGTCTGAGAAAAAGCTAAGAAGAAAGATCAGTCAGGAAagtcaagatttttattttttagtttcttcATACTGTTCTGCAGAGGAAGATGAGACTTCCATGAGACCCATGCTTTGCCTCAATAGCAAGAGCAGCGTAGATATCAAAAGCATCGAAGAAGTGGAAGACTGCTTCATCTTGGACTACGACCCATTTGAGTCCATCGACTTTACCAAGCTCTCCGTAAACATTAATCCATCTGATGCTTTTGCTGCTTCTGATGGCACTAGTGATCTCTGTGTCATTGCAGAAAAGGGCCAG GTAGCTTGTAGAGATTATCCGCATTCAAGGCATCTCTGTGTGGACTTTCCCTTCGAGACAACTCCTCATGAGAACTACTGTAAGCTG TGTTTCTGTTACGTTTGCGATTCCGCAGCCCCATGCAAGTATTGGACAGATCTCAAGCTAGCACATTGCAATGCTTCAGAGCATGTTGGAGATTGGACATACCAAAGGAAGTTGAGGAAACAGGCATCAGCTGAGTTCAAATAA
- the LOC121257111 gene encoding uncharacterized protein LOC121257111 isoform X2, whose protein sequence is MGETDSEVIEISPPSSEKKLRRKISQESQDFYFLVSSYCSAEEDETSMRPMLCLNSKSSVDIKSIEEVEDCFILDYDPFESIDFTKLSVNINPSDAFAASDGTSDLCVIAEKGQVACRDYPHSRHLCVDFPFETTPHENYCKLPHASIGQISS, encoded by the exons ATGGGGGAAACGGACTCGGAGGTGATAGAGATATCGCCGCCCTCGTCTGAGAAAAAGCTAAGAAGAAAGATCAGTCAGGAAagtcaagatttttattttttagtttcttcATACTGTTCTGCAGAGGAAGATGAGACTTCCATGAGACCCATGCTTTGCCTCAATAGCAAGAGCAGCGTAGATATCAAAAGCATCGAAGAAGTGGAAGACTGCTTCATCTTGGACTACGACCCATTTGAGTCCATCGACTTTACCAAGCTCTCCGTAAACATTAATCCATCTGATGCTTTTGCTGCTTCTGATGGCACTAGTGATCTCTGTGTCATTGCAGAAAAGGGCCAG GTAGCTTGTAGAGATTATCCGCATTCAAGGCATCTCTGTGTGGACTTTCCCTTCGAGACAACTCCTCATGAGAACTACTGTAAGCTG CCCCATGCAAGTATTGGACAGATCTCAAGCTAG
- the LOC121257803 gene encoding caffeic acid 3-O-methyltransferase → MGSTGETQMTPTQVSDEEANLFAMQLASASVLPMVLKSAIELDLLDIIAKAGPGAYLSPSEVASQLPTTNPDAPVMLDRILRLLASYSVLTYSLRTLPDGRVERLYGVGPVCKFLTKNEDGVSIAALCLMNQDKVLMESWYYLKDAVLEGGIPFNKAHGMTSFEYHGKDLRFNKVFNKGMSDHSTITMKKILETYKGFEGLTSLVDVGGGTGAVLSTIVSKYPSIRGINFDLPHVIEDAPSYPGVDHVGGDMFVSVPKGDAIFMKWICHDWSDEHCLNFLKNCYEALPDNGKVIVAECILPVAPDTSLAAKGVIHIDVIMLAHNPGGKERTEREFEALAKGAGFQGFRVMCCAFNTYIMEFIKKL, encoded by the exons ATGGGCTCCACCGGAGAAACCCAGATGACTCCGACCCAAGTCTCTGACGAAGAAGCCAACCTCTTCGCCATGCAACTAGCCAGCGCTTCAGTCCTTCCCATGGTACTCAAATCTGCCATAGAGCTCGACCTCTTGGACATCATCGCTAAGGCTGGCCCTGGTGCGTATCTCTCGCCTTCAGAGGTCGCTTCCCAGCTCCCGACTACGAACCCAGATGCGCCGGTTATGCTGGACCGCATCCTGCGTCTCCTCGCCAGCTACTCTGTTCTCACTTACTCTCTACGCACACTCCCCGACGGCAGGGTTGAGAGGCTGTATGGCGTGGGTCCCGTTTGCAAATTCTTGACCAAGAATGAGGATGGTGTTTCTATTGCTGCTCTCTGTCTCATGAATCAGGATAAGGTCCTCATGGAGAGCTG GTACTACTTGAAAGATGCTGTTCTTGAAGGTGGCATTCCATTTAACAAGGCGCATGGAATGACCTCATTTGAATATCATGGGAAAGATCTTAGATTCAACAAGGTCTTCAACAAGGGAATGTCTGATCACTCTACCATTACCATGAAAAAAATCCTTGAGACCTACAAAGGTTTTGAGGGCCTCACATCATTGGTCGATGTTGGTGGTGGGACAGGAGCTGTCCTTAGTACGATCGTCTCTAAATACCCCTCTATAAGAGGCATCAATTTTGATTTGCCGCATGTCATCGAGGATGCACCATCTTATCCCG GTGTAGACCATGTTGGAGGTGACATGTTTGTCAGTGTTCCAAAAGGAGACGCCATTTTCATGAAG TGGATATGTCATGATTGGAGTGATGAGCACTGCTTAAACTTTTTGAAGAACTGCTATGAAGCTCTTCCAGACAACGGGAAGGTGATTGTTGCTGAATGCATTCTTCCGGTAGCCCCAGACACGAGCCTTGCTGCTAAGGGAGTCATCCATATCGATGTTATCATGTTGGCTCATAATCCTGGTGGGAAGGAGAGGACCGAGAGGGAGTTTGAGGCCTTGGCAAAAGGTGCTGGATTTCAAGGGTTCCGAGTTATGTGTTGTGCTTTCAATACCTATATCATGGAATTCATTAAAAAGCTTTGA